Proteins encoded together in one Luteimonas fraxinea window:
- a CDS encoding 30S ribosomal protein THX, with protein sequence MGKGDRKTLKGKRYNSSYGNSRSKGLIKATGTATAPVVKKAAGSKTVAKAPAKKAVAKKA encoded by the coding sequence ATGGGCAAGGGCGACCGCAAGACCCTCAAGGGCAAGCGCTACAACTCGAGCTACGGCAACAGCCGCTCGAAGGGCCTCATCAAGGCCACCGGCACCGCGACCGCACCGGTCGTGAAGAAGGCCGCCGGCAGCAAGACCGTCGCCAAGGCACCGGCGAAGAAGGCCGTCGCGAAGAAGGCCTGA
- the hutI gene encoding imidazolonepropionase — translation MATESWDGLLLGATLATLSDDSGYGLIEDGALGWRDDVIVYAGPRSGLPADAEANADLVVETTGLVTPGLIDCHTHAVFAGNRAAEFEQRLQGASYEDIARAGGGIVSTVRAVRDADEDTLLAQSLPRARALVADGTTTLEIKSGYGLDFDNERKMLRVARRIGEVLGITVRTTFLGAHALPPEFAGRGDAYIDAVCEWLPRLHEEGLVDAVDAFAERIAFSVDQTRRVFEVARTLGLPVKLHADQLSDGAGAGLVAEFGGLSADHVEHTSPAGVAAMAAAGTVAVLLPGAFHVLRETTLPPLDAFRAAGVPMAVATDCNPGTSPLLSLRQAMQLSCTHFRLTPEEALRGATVHAARALGLSDRGTLAVGQRADFACWQVAQPAELVYWLGGPLLAMSFAGGKRLA, via the coding sequence ATGGCGACTGAATCCTGGGACGGACTGCTGCTGGGCGCGACGCTTGCCACATTGTCGGACGACAGCGGCTACGGGCTGATCGAAGACGGTGCGCTCGGCTGGCGCGACGATGTGATCGTCTACGCCGGTCCGCGCAGCGGACTGCCCGCGGACGCGGAAGCCAACGCCGATCTCGTCGTCGAGACCACTGGCCTGGTCACGCCCGGGCTCATCGACTGCCACACGCATGCGGTGTTCGCGGGCAACCGCGCTGCCGAGTTCGAACAGCGCCTGCAGGGCGCGAGCTATGAAGACATCGCGCGCGCCGGTGGCGGTATCGTCTCGACGGTGCGCGCAGTGCGCGATGCCGACGAGGACACACTGCTCGCGCAGTCGTTGCCGCGCGCGCGTGCGCTGGTCGCCGATGGCACAACGACGCTGGAGATCAAGTCCGGCTACGGCCTCGACTTCGACAACGAACGCAAGATGCTGCGCGTCGCCCGGCGGATCGGCGAGGTGCTCGGCATCACCGTGCGCACCACGTTCCTCGGCGCGCACGCCCTGCCGCCGGAATTCGCCGGCCGCGGTGATGCCTACATCGACGCGGTCTGCGAGTGGTTGCCGCGTCTGCATGAGGAAGGCCTGGTCGATGCCGTCGACGCATTCGCCGAACGCATCGCCTTCAGCGTCGATCAGACGCGCCGCGTGTTCGAGGTGGCGCGCACGCTCGGCCTGCCGGTGAAACTGCACGCCGACCAGCTCAGCGATGGCGCAGGTGCTGGGCTGGTGGCGGAGTTCGGTGGCCTGTCGGCCGACCATGTCGAACACACCTCGCCCGCCGGTGTCGCCGCGATGGCGGCGGCGGGCACGGTCGCGGTGCTGCTGCCGGGCGCGTTCCATGTACTGCGCGAAACCACACTGCCGCCGCTCGATGCATTCCGCGCGGCCGGCGTGCCGATGGCGGTCGCGACCGACTGCAATCCAGGCACGTCGCCACTGCTGTCGCTGCGCCAGGCAATGCAGCTGTCGTGCACGCATTTCCGGCTGACGCCGGAAGAGGCCCTGCGCGGCGCGACCGTACATGCAGCACGCGCGCTCGGCCTGTCCGATCGCGGCACGCTGGCCGTGGGTCAGCGCGCGGATTTCGCCTGCTGGCAGGTCGCGCAGCCGGCCGAACTCGTCTACTGGCTCGGCGGCCCGTTGCTGGCGATGTCGTTCGCCGGTGGTAAGCGCCTGGCCTGA
- a CDS encoding formimidoylglutamate deiminase, whose translation MHDVPAIHAARTPAGWRLPGIANLHSHAFQRAMAGLAEVQTDPADSFWTWRETMYRIAGRFDPDSLRAVATQLYVEMLEAGYTTVCEFHYVHHAPHGAPYAPASAMADALIDAARATGIRLTLLPVLYMTGGFDGRPLGERQRRFGHDVDGYLRLFADLHARQDDTLRVGCALHSLRAVPADAMHAVLAALPADARLHIHIAEQMPEVDECIAVRGARPVAWLLDNAPVDARWTLVHATHLDAAEVAGIARSGATVVLCPTTEANLGDGLFPLRDYLDAGGAWGIGSDSHISVSPVEELRWLEYGQRLVTHRRNIAVAAATPSVGATLFAGVQASATASTGFNALDDAVVLDADAPQLAGATERDVLDRWLFAGNRPLVREVHVAGRQVVANGHHALHETTARGYANAMRGLLA comes from the coding sequence ATGCACGATGTTCCCGCGATCCACGCCGCGCGCACGCCCGCAGGCTGGCGTCTGCCCGGTATCGCGAACCTCCATTCGCATGCGTTCCAGCGGGCGATGGCCGGCCTGGCGGAAGTGCAGACCGATCCCGCCGACTCGTTCTGGACCTGGCGCGAGACCATGTACCGGATAGCCGGGCGCTTCGATCCTGACAGCCTGCGCGCTGTCGCCACGCAGCTGTATGTCGAGATGCTGGAAGCCGGTTACACGACGGTCTGCGAATTCCATTACGTCCATCACGCGCCCCACGGTGCGCCGTACGCGCCTGCGAGCGCGATGGCCGATGCGTTGATCGACGCCGCGCGCGCGACCGGCATCCGGCTGACGCTGCTGCCGGTGCTGTACATGACCGGCGGTTTCGACGGGCGGCCGCTCGGCGAACGCCAGCGACGCTTCGGCCATGACGTCGACGGCTATCTGCGGCTGTTCGCCGATCTGCACGCGCGCCAGGACGACACGCTGCGCGTCGGCTGCGCGCTGCACAGCCTGCGCGCGGTGCCGGCCGATGCGATGCACGCGGTGCTGGCCGCACTGCCGGCGGATGCACGCCTGCACATCCATATCGCCGAACAGATGCCCGAAGTCGACGAGTGCATCGCAGTGCGTGGAGCGCGACCGGTCGCATGGCTGCTCGACAACGCGCCGGTCGACGCGCGCTGGACGCTGGTGCACGCGACGCATCTCGATGCTGCGGAAGTCGCCGGCATCGCCCGCAGCGGCGCGACGGTCGTGCTGTGTCCCACGACCGAAGCCAATCTCGGCGACGGTCTGTTTCCGCTGCGCGATTACCTCGACGCCGGCGGCGCCTGGGGCATCGGTTCGGACTCGCACATCTCGGTCTCTCCGGTCGAGGAACTGCGCTGGCTCGAGTACGGCCAGCGTCTCGTCACGCATCGCCGCAACATCGCGGTCGCAGCGGCGACACCCAGCGTCGGCGCGACGCTGTTCGCAGGTGTGCAGGCGAGCGCCACAGCATCGACCGGTTTCAACGCGCTCGACGACGCAGTCGTGCTGGACGCGGATGCGCCGCAGCTGGCCGGCGCGACGGAGCGTGACGTACTCGATCGCTGGCTGTTCGCCGGCAACCGCCCGCTGGTGCGCGAGGTGCACGTGGCCGGGCGGCAGGTCGTTGCGAACGGACATCACGCGTTGCATGAGACCACCGCGCGCGGGTACGCGAACGCGATGCGGGGGTTGCTGGCGTAG
- a CDS encoding TonB-dependent receptor has product MTRSRRSALVPTRLAIAVALLLPAAAFAQSTSQTHAHPTTLDRVQVTATPLGGDAENLAHPVEVLYGDALEDRKAGNLGDTVSSLPGVQSGSFGTGVGRPIIRGQEGPRVQVLSGGIGSMDASTVSADHAVSIEPFLADQIEVLKGPANLLYGSGAIGGAVNVVDGRIAREVPDRPISGRAELRAASGNDERSGMFRLDGVSGENLVLHVDGLIRNTGDFDIPGFAQVPEDHDHDHDHDHEHAEEENAFGTLPNSSIRTRAGAVGATYFGERGHLGVAVSTYRTNYGLPDGAHVHAEEGGHDHDHDHDHEEEGHDEHGSVRIDMVQNRVDLKGGLYDPLPFLSALNVRAAYNDYEHVELEGGTAATRFTNKGTEARIEAVQKTFNGWDGAFGLQIGHVDFSAVGEEAFVPPSVTDTLGLFVVQEKEFGPVKLELGGRHERVEIDPITGNSRKFDASSLSGAAIWHLSDVFDLRFGADVSERAPTNEELFAAGPHIATRSIEIGDADLDTERGQRLEIGLHAHTDRVEFKAAVYQTQFKRFTYLTDTGIAEQSFPVRLWTQGDATFRGAEAEAKFHLLESDAGDFDLRVFGDVVRAELDGSGTRTVQFAVPHGDHAHNYETDIALGGDLPRIAPSRIGADINWTLGGWRANVGAVRYQKQDRVAALEDPSPGYTLVNAGVAWRVGEADGTQWELFLDGRNLTDEEARPHTSLLRDFAPLPGRTIAGGIRVYF; this is encoded by the coding sequence ATGACCAGAAGCCGCCGTTCCGCCCTCGTCCCGACCCGTCTCGCCATCGCCGTGGCCCTGCTGCTGCCGGCCGCCGCGTTCGCCCAGTCCACCAGCCAGACCCATGCGCATCCGACCACGCTCGACCGCGTGCAGGTCACCGCCACCCCACTCGGCGGCGACGCCGAGAATCTCGCCCACCCGGTAGAGGTGCTGTATGGCGACGCGCTGGAGGATCGCAAGGCCGGCAACCTCGGCGACACCGTGTCCTCGCTGCCCGGTGTGCAGAGCGGCTCGTTCGGCACCGGCGTCGGCCGACCGATCATCCGTGGCCAGGAGGGCCCGCGCGTGCAGGTGCTCTCGGGTGGCATCGGCAGCATGGACGCCTCAACGGTCAGCGCCGACCACGCGGTCAGCATCGAACCCTTCCTCGCCGACCAGATCGAAGTGCTCAAGGGCCCGGCCAACCTGCTGTATGGCAGCGGCGCGATCGGCGGCGCGGTCAATGTGGTCGACGGTCGCATCGCGCGCGAAGTCCCCGACCGTCCGATCAGCGGCCGCGCCGAGCTGCGCGCCGCCAGCGGCAACGACGAGCGCAGTGGCATGTTCCGCCTCGACGGCGTGAGTGGCGAAAACCTCGTGCTGCATGTCGACGGCCTGATCCGCAACACCGGTGACTTCGACATCCCCGGCTTCGCCCAGGTGCCCGAAGACCACGATCACGACCATGATCACGACCACGAACACGCGGAAGAAGAAAACGCCTTCGGCACGCTGCCCAACAGTTCGATCCGCACGCGCGCCGGCGCCGTCGGCGCGACCTACTTCGGCGAGCGCGGTCATCTTGGCGTCGCGGTCAGCACCTACCGCACCAACTACGGCCTGCCCGACGGCGCGCACGTGCATGCCGAAGAAGGCGGCCATGACCACGATCACGACCATGACCACGAAGAAGAAGGTCATGACGAACACGGCTCGGTGCGCATCGACATGGTGCAGAACCGCGTCGATCTGAAGGGCGGCCTCTACGATCCACTGCCGTTCCTGAGCGCATTGAATGTGCGTGCGGCCTACAACGACTACGAGCACGTCGAACTCGAAGGCGGCACCGCCGCGACCCGCTTCACCAACAAGGGCACCGAGGCGCGCATCGAAGCGGTGCAGAAGACGTTCAACGGTTGGGACGGCGCGTTCGGCCTGCAGATCGGCCATGTCGATTTCAGTGCCGTCGGCGAAGAAGCCTTCGTGCCGCCGAGCGTGACCGACACCCTCGGCCTGTTCGTCGTGCAGGAGAAGGAATTCGGCCCGGTGAAGCTCGAGCTCGGCGGCCGTCACGAGCGGGTGGAGATCGACCCGATCACGGGGAATTCGCGCAAGTTCGATGCCAGCAGCCTGTCGGGCGCGGCGATCTGGCACCTGTCGGACGTGTTCGACCTGCGCTTCGGCGCCGACGTCTCCGAGCGCGCACCGACCAACGAGGAACTGTTCGCGGCCGGCCCACACATCGCCACGCGCTCGATCGAAATCGGCGATGCGGATCTCGACACCGAGCGCGGCCAGCGCCTCGAAATCGGCCTGCACGCGCACACCGATCGCGTCGAGTTCAAGGCCGCCGTCTACCAGACGCAGTTCAAGCGCTTCACCTACCTCACCGATACCGGCATCGCCGAACAGAGCTTTCCGGTGCGGCTGTGGACACAGGGCGATGCGACCTTCCGCGGCGCCGAAGCCGAAGCGAAATTTCACCTGCTCGAATCCGACGCCGGTGATTTCGACCTGCGCGTGTTCGGTGATGTGGTGCGCGCCGAGCTCGACGGCAGCGGCACGCGCACGGTGCAGTTTGCGGTGCCGCATGGCGACCATGCGCACAACTACGAAACCGATATCGCGCTGGGCGGCGACCTCCCGCGCATCGCACCGTCGCGTATCGGCGCCGACATCAACTGGACCCTGGGCGGCTGGCGCGCAAACGTCGGCGCGGTGCGCTACCAGAAGCAGGACCGCGTGGCCGCGCTCGAAGACCCGAGCCCCGGCTACACGTTGGTCAATGCCGGTGTCGCCTGGCGAGTCGGCGAAGCAGACGGCACGCAGTGGGAACTGTTCCTCGACGGCCGCAACCTGACCGACGAAGAAGCCCGCCCGCACACCTCGCTGCTGCGCGACTTCGCGCCGTTGCCGGGTCGCACCATCGCCGGCGGCATCCGCGTCTATTTCTGA
- a CDS encoding MerC domain-containing protein — MPAHNSTLQRADRVGFAASFLCAVHCALLPVALALLPAFGLNVGGWVDIDQAFVVFATLLGATTLTLGWRRHRAFHAWMLLIPGLALVWAGSFTHLHDHTITHAVVMTIGGLLLAGAHLLNLRLTHARAGR; from the coding sequence ATGCCTGCACACAATTCCACCCTGCAGCGCGCAGACCGCGTCGGCTTCGCCGCGTCGTTCCTGTGTGCAGTCCATTGCGCGCTGCTGCCCGTCGCGCTGGCGCTGCTACCGGCGTTCGGTCTCAACGTGGGCGGCTGGGTCGATATCGACCAGGCCTTCGTCGTGTTCGCCACGCTGCTGGGCGCGACCACGCTGACGCTCGGTTGGCGCCGCCATCGCGCGTTCCACGCCTGGATGCTGCTGATTCCGGGTCTGGCGCTGGTCTGGGCGGGCTCGTTCACGCATCTGCACGACCACACCATCACCCATGCCGTCGTGATGACCATCGGCGGCCTGCTGCTGGCCGGCGCGCATCTGCTGAACCTGCGCCTGACCCACGCCCGCGCGGGGCGCTGA
- a CDS encoding sensor histidine kinase codes for MQASSVSLRQPLPDDVVVGGEFPWTRYRRYPVFSARWLAGRTLLFGSVILGFSLLTLLGALVGPVSRAGAFTASGYMFVAFLLMTTAGPLLATWVRHRGLSLPRERTWVVLSLCLGIVLSWSVDSWASAQIEHFMVNEMGTGPYDVDTMRAHYEGGAAKAGAVFIKILTLAVIYGLLGGGTALRAYFSEQRRIAESRHRIELVALQSQKRESDLRLGALQAQVEPHFLFNTLASVRALVRQDASRAEATLDALVDYLRATIPRLRDGEAALRSTLGEQLDLCAHYLELMRLRTADRLRYDIEADATLRALPYPPLLLITLVENAIKHGIEPKPGAGRVVIRAWATDGTLHVAVTDDGAGLQPGVGGGMGLANVRDQLATRFGPRASLRLTGAPDGGAQAELRTPMDGPA; via the coding sequence ATGCAGGCATCTTCCGTGTCGCTGCGCCAGCCGCTCCCGGACGATGTCGTCGTCGGCGGCGAGTTCCCGTGGACGCGCTATCGCCGCTATCCCGTCTTCAGTGCGCGCTGGCTCGCCGGACGCACGCTGCTGTTCGGCAGCGTGATCCTCGGGTTTTCACTGCTGACGCTGCTGGGCGCGCTGGTCGGCCCGGTCAGCCGGGCCGGCGCGTTCACCGCGTCCGGCTACATGTTCGTCGCGTTTCTGCTGATGACCACCGCCGGCCCGTTGCTGGCGACCTGGGTGCGTCATCGCGGTCTGTCGCTGCCACGCGAGCGGACCTGGGTCGTGCTGTCGTTGTGCCTCGGCATCGTGCTGTCCTGGAGCGTCGACAGCTGGGCGAGCGCGCAGATCGAGCACTTCATGGTCAACGAGATGGGCACGGGGCCTTACGACGTCGACACGATGCGCGCGCACTACGAGGGCGGCGCGGCGAAAGCCGGTGCGGTCTTCATCAAGATCCTGACGCTGGCCGTCATCTACGGTCTGCTGGGCGGTGGCACAGCGCTGCGCGCCTACTTCAGCGAACAGCGTCGCATTGCCGAAAGCCGGCACCGGATCGAACTCGTCGCCCTTCAATCGCAGAAGCGCGAATCGGACCTGCGACTGGGCGCTTTGCAGGCGCAGGTCGAGCCGCATTTCCTGTTCAACACGCTGGCCTCGGTGCGTGCGCTGGTGCGCCAGGACGCGTCGCGCGCGGAGGCCACGCTCGACGCACTGGTCGATTACCTGCGCGCGACCATTCCGCGCCTGCGCGATGGCGAAGCGGCGTTGCGGTCGACGCTCGGCGAACAGCTCGACCTGTGCGCGCACTATCTGGAACTGATGCGTCTGCGCACCGCCGATCGCCTGCGTTACGACATCGAGGCCGACGCCACGCTGCGCGCGCTGCCGTATCCGCCGCTGTTGCTGATCACGCTGGTCGAGAACGCGATCAAGCACGGCATCGAGCCGAAGCCCGGCGCGGGGCGCGTCGTCATCCGTGCGTGGGCGACGGACGGCACGCTGCATGTGGCGGTCACCGATGACGGCGCGGGCCTGCAGCCGGGTGTCGGTGGCGGCATGGGGCTGGCGAATGTGCGCGATCAGCTCGCCACGCGCTTCGGTCCACGCGCGTCGCTGCGTCTGACCGGTGCTCCCGATGGCGGCGCGCAGGCCGAACTCCGCACCCCGATGGACGGACCCGCATGA
- a CDS encoding MFS transporter codes for MSAPVSSRWWPLVLAATAMMMITMGIRQSLGLFVQPIAADTGLGIAAISFALAVGQFVWGAVQPVFGAIADQRGSGRVLVFGGVLLITGMAAAPFFASEWGLLLTLGLISAAGAGAGSFSILIGSTARVIPAEKRSMASGVVNAGGSFGQFLYAPFATTMIGAFGWAAAAWAMAATALATLPLAWPLRRRKLPPPAPGATVLPIADDIGLRAQLRIALRDRSYWLLHLGFFTCGFHIAFLVTHLPTEIAMCGLSAGVSAMALSLIGLFNIVGSIGAGWLGQRYRMKWLLTAIYISRAVMIFIYVLSPPTPTTFMLFAIGLGMSWLATVPPTAGLVGKLFGPRYLATLFGLTLLSHQTGAFFGAWLGGVAVAKTGSYLWVWYADMALALLAAASNLPIREAPLHARAPVAA; via the coding sequence ATGAGCGCGCCCGTCAGCTCGCGCTGGTGGCCGCTGGTGCTGGCCGCCACCGCAATGATGATGATCACGATGGGCATCCGGCAGTCGCTGGGCCTGTTCGTGCAACCGATTGCCGCGGATACGGGCCTCGGCATCGCCGCGATCAGTTTCGCGCTGGCCGTCGGCCAGTTCGTCTGGGGCGCGGTGCAGCCGGTGTTCGGCGCGATCGCCGACCAGCGCGGCAGTGGCCGCGTGCTGGTATTCGGCGGCGTGCTGCTGATCACCGGCATGGCGGCCGCGCCGTTCTTCGCGTCCGAATGGGGCCTGCTGCTGACGCTCGGTCTGATCAGCGCAGCTGGCGCGGGCGCAGGCAGTTTCTCGATCCTGATCGGCAGCACCGCGCGGGTGATTCCCGCCGAGAAGCGCTCGATGGCGTCGGGCGTGGTCAATGCCGGCGGCTCGTTCGGGCAGTTCCTCTACGCGCCATTCGCGACCACGATGATCGGTGCATTCGGTTGGGCTGCCGCTGCATGGGCGATGGCGGCCACCGCGCTGGCGACGCTGCCGCTGGCCTGGCCTTTGCGTCGGCGCAAACTGCCGCCCCCGGCGCCCGGTGCGACTGTCCTGCCGATTGCGGACGACATCGGCCTACGCGCGCAACTGCGCATCGCCCTGCGCGATCGCAGCTACTGGTTGCTGCACCTGGGCTTCTTCACCTGTGGCTTCCACATCGCGTTTCTGGTCACCCACCTGCCGACCGAGATCGCGATGTGCGGCCTGTCGGCCGGTGTGTCGGCAATGGCGCTGTCTCTGATCGGTCTGTTCAACATCGTCGGCAGCATCGGCGCCGGCTGGCTCGGCCAGCGCTACCGCATGAAGTGGCTGCTGACCGCGATCTACATCAGCCGCGCGGTGATGATCTTCATCTACGTGCTGTCGCCACCGACGCCGACCACCTTCATGCTGTTCGCGATCGGCCTGGGCATGAGCTGGCTGGCGACCGTGCCGCCGACCGCCGGCCTCGTCGGCAAGCTGTTCGGGCCGCGCTATCTGGCGACGCTGTTCGGCCTGACCCTGCTCTCGCACCAGACCGGCGCCTTCTTCGGCGCGTGGCTGGGCGGCGTCGCGGTCGCGAAGACCGGATCCTATCTGTGGGTCTGGTACGCCGACATGGCGCTGGCCCTGCTGGCGGCCGCGTCCAATCTGCCGATCCGCGAGGCCCCTCTGCATGCCCGCGCGCCTGTCGCGGCCTGA
- a CDS encoding MarR family winged helix-turn-helix transcriptional regulator has protein sequence MADAAPDPLDSPTFGCSCHRLRKLSRMMTQRYDQALAPAGLNVNQYAILRRAQIQPRTVGELATTLGMERSTLSRDLKHLVAAGWVRLQRDPDDARQRRIEVLAPGAAVIEQAEPLWRATQVQVEALMGVDEVGRLHAVLDRVTRKIAA, from the coding sequence ATGGCCGACGCCGCGCCCGACCCGCTCGATTCCCCCACCTTCGGCTGCAGCTGCCACCGGCTGCGCAAGCTGAGCCGGATGATGACCCAGCGCTACGACCAGGCGCTTGCCCCGGCCGGGCTCAACGTCAACCAGTACGCGATCCTGCGCCGTGCGCAGATCCAGCCGCGCACCGTCGGCGAGCTTGCCACCACGCTCGGCATGGAGCGCAGCACGCTCAGCCGCGACCTCAAGCATCTGGTCGCCGCCGGCTGGGTACGCCTGCAGCGCGATCCCGACGATGCACGCCAGCGCCGGATCGAAGTTCTGGCCCCGGGCGCCGCGGTGATCGAACAGGCCGAGCCGTTGTGGCGCGCAACGCAGGTGCAGGTCGAAGCGCTGATGGGTGTCGACGAGGTCGGCCGTTTGCACGCGGTGCTCGACCGCGTCACCCGGAAAATCGCGGCATGA
- a CDS encoding serine hydrolase has translation MLPNTLTLAAMLAISGSASATTDAALAGIVDQRLAGDRTGACFSVALIDGDSVARTYRCADGTATPRIGTDSAFEIGSVSKTMTAALLAQLIADGQASLDDPLSAYLPAGTAVPTFEGQPILLRHVVTHTSGLPALPARMQITNPADPYAALTPEALLASLGDVTLTRAPGTQFEYSNFASMLLSYAVAQRAGQPFEALIDAQLFAPLGMTHAYIAQRPDGVRAAVGHLPNGSETPAWTIPGDMAGVGGVRATLDDMVRYVQGQLGHADGSAAAPLLAALQTTQQPVSEQPPMAMNWMIAPLAGRSVLMHEGGTGGFSSLVGFDPERRRGVVILSDTSLTALGGLGSLGAHLLDPSAPVGKPRKLATPPSELVDGLVGTWQLSAGMQVELARKGDALTIHPAGQPIFELGYDDAGDFFPVQFDALLSPKRAADGSYSFVWHQGGGAMAATRATDAAPTAAQAPDVPLADYAGDYTLMPGFALKVDSADGRLRAQATGQGAFPLDATGADTFAAPAFGIELRFQRGTDGEVTALELHQAGQVLRGARG, from the coding sequence ATGTTGCCCAACACTTTGACCCTCGCCGCGATGCTCGCCATCAGCGGCAGCGCATCCGCGACGACCGACGCCGCACTCGCCGGCATCGTCGACCAGCGTCTGGCTGGTGACCGCACCGGCGCCTGCTTCTCCGTCGCGCTCATCGATGGCGACAGCGTGGCGCGGACGTATCGCTGCGCCGATGGCACGGCGACGCCGCGCATCGGCACCGACAGCGCGTTCGAGATCGGCTCGGTCAGCAAGACGATGACCGCGGCGCTGCTCGCGCAGTTGATCGCCGACGGCCAGGCCTCGCTCGACGATCCGCTGTCGGCCTATCTGCCTGCGGGTACCGCGGTACCGACGTTCGAGGGGCAGCCGATCCTGCTGCGCCACGTCGTCACCCACACGTCCGGCCTGCCCGCATTGCCGGCGCGCATGCAGATCACCAATCCCGCCGATCCCTACGCCGCGCTGACGCCGGAGGCGCTGCTGGCCTCGCTGGGCGACGTCACCCTGACGCGCGCGCCCGGCACGCAGTTCGAGTACTCCAACTTCGCGTCGATGCTGCTGTCGTATGCGGTCGCGCAGCGCGCCGGCCAGCCGTTCGAGGCGCTGATCGACGCGCAGCTGTTCGCACCACTCGGCATGACGCACGCCTACATCGCGCAGCGACCCGATGGCGTGCGCGCCGCGGTGGGACATCTGCCCAACGGCAGCGAGACGCCGGCGTGGACGATTCCCGGCGACATGGCCGGAGTCGGCGGCGTGCGGGCCACGCTCGATGACATGGTGCGTTACGTGCAGGGCCAGCTTGGTCATGCGGACGGCTCGGCCGCCGCACCGTTGCTTGCTGCCCTGCAGACGACGCAGCAGCCTGTCTCAGAACAGCCGCCAATGGCGATGAACTGGATGATCGCGCCGCTGGCCGGTCGCAGTGTGCTGATGCACGAAGGCGGCACGGGCGGCTTCTCGTCGCTGGTCGGATTCGATCCTGAGCGCAGGCGCGGTGTTGTGATTCTGTCGGACACGTCGCTGACCGCGCTGGGCGGTCTCGGCAGCCTTGGGGCACATCTGCTGGATCCGTCGGCGCCGGTCGGCAAGCCGCGCAAGCTGGCGACACCGCCGTCGGAACTCGTCGACGGTCTGGTGGGCACCTGGCAACTCAGCGCCGGCATGCAGGTCGAGCTGGCGCGCAAGGGCGACGCGCTGACGATCCATCCCGCCGGCCAGCCAATCTTCGAACTGGGTTACGACGATGCAGGTGATTTCTTTCCCGTGCAGTTCGACGCACTGCTGTCGCCGAAGCGCGCAGCGGATGGCAGCTACAGCTTCGTCTGGCACCAGGGCGGCGGCGCGATGGCGGCGACACGTGCGACCGATGCCGCGCCAACGGCAGCGCAGGCGCCCGATGTGCCACTTGCCGATTACGCCGGCGACTACACGCTGATGCCGGGTTTCGCGCTGAAGGTCGACAGTGCCGATGGCCGCCTGCGGGCGCAGGCGACCGGGCAGGGCGCGTTCCCGCTCGATGCGACCGGGGCCGACACCTTCGCTGCGCCGGCATTCGGCATCGAGCTGCGCTTCCAGCGCGGCACCGATGGCGAGGTGACTGCGCTCGAACTGCATCAGGCCGGACAGGTGCTGCGTGGCGCGCGTGGCTGA
- a CDS encoding transcriptional repressor, whose product MAKHDHTCTDPHHHVDDAASFIRAVEHASSERGLRLTPIRAYVLGLIAKAGKPLKAYDLLDQVREGDGPGAAAPPTVYRALDFLLANGFIHKLQSVNAFVACHHPSTAQHSVPFLICDRCHSAVELEDEAVVASLDERARALGFVPQAQTLEVHGLCAQCADAAAD is encoded by the coding sequence ATGGCCAAGCACGACCACACCTGCACGGATCCGCACCACCACGTCGATGACGCCGCGAGCTTCATCCGGGCGGTGGAGCACGCCTCCAGTGAGCGCGGCCTGCGGCTGACGCCGATCCGCGCGTATGTGCTCGGGTTGATCGCCAAGGCCGGCAAGCCGCTCAAGGCCTACGATCTGCTCGACCAGGTCCGCGAAGGCGACGGTCCTGGCGCGGCTGCGCCCCCGACGGTGTACCGCGCGCTGGATTTCCTGCTGGCCAACGGCTTCATCCACAAGCTGCAGTCGGTCAATGCCTTCGTGGCCTGCCACCACCCCAGCACCGCGCAGCATTCGGTGCCGTTCCTGATCTGCGACCGCTGCCACAGCGCCGTGGAACTGGAAGACGAGGCGGTCGTCGCTTCGCTCGACGAGCGCGCCCGCGCGCTGGGGTTCGTGCCGCAGGCGCAGACGCTGGAAGTGCACGGTCTCTGCGCGCAATGCGCGGACGCTGCCGCGGACTGA